In one window of Duganella dendranthematis DNA:
- a CDS encoding recombinase family protein: MLTMTKAYSYSRFSSDAQRHGTSIDRQQTLARKWCADNNVELSNDVFADEAVSGFHGDNLASGALSRFISHVERGDIERGSYLILENLDRLTRMNAWDASGLLQRLVKHLGIVVVTLRPHEMRFDHNSSALDLLQAILHMDNAHRESARKSDLGKLEWAKRFAAARESGKDIGKRVSNWLTLGEDGKYHLNENADAVRRIFELCIEGYGSTAISQRINAEGYRTFNRGARWGTSAVLTVLTNRAAIGELTPKDGGEPIPNYFPPVIDEDTFNAAQASVNARKVGKVTKQTAEVNVWSKLVFCGVCGSAMHIIQRSKFRYLMCANRRYGECKGSRNVRLDESEDILMAALLELDAMGLVKPDPDKLARELAVADGRLMAEKGKLVVWAEKLGQHPESDTFQRFVLQSEGRIRELQQEVGRLTAELAGGDRLDWSQFKAKLDLTDKVTRKRTNAYLQRLGVKVDIADGYLLTQHGEAKAMLVVDKNKIGALRLGGDEGEVGVISDVETANALAANVKHLLQRPGGGFVYRGSLTVPNGRGTRRTKFQSPVEAQTA; encoded by the coding sequence ATGCTGACTATGACAAAAGCTTACTCTTACTCCCGTTTTTCCAGTGACGCGCAGAGGCACGGTACTTCGATTGACCGTCAGCAGACGCTTGCGCGTAAGTGGTGTGCCGATAACAACGTCGAACTGTCCAACGACGTGTTCGCTGACGAGGCTGTATCCGGCTTCCACGGTGACAATCTAGCTTCCGGTGCGCTTTCACGGTTCATTTCCCACGTAGAGCGGGGCGACATCGAGCGCGGTAGTTACCTGATCCTTGAGAACCTTGACCGGCTCACCCGCATGAATGCGTGGGATGCTTCAGGCTTGCTGCAACGCTTGGTAAAACATCTTGGCATCGTGGTAGTGACGCTGCGACCGCATGAAATGCGCTTTGACCACAACAGTTCTGCGCTGGACTTGCTACAAGCCATCCTGCACATGGATAACGCACACAGGGAGAGCGCACGAAAGAGCGACCTTGGCAAGCTGGAATGGGCAAAACGTTTTGCAGCAGCGCGTGAATCGGGAAAGGACATCGGCAAGCGTGTTAGCAACTGGCTGACGCTGGGCGAAGACGGCAAGTACCACCTGAACGAGAATGCTGATGCGGTCCGGCGCATCTTTGAACTGTGTATTGAGGGGTATGGCAGTACCGCTATCTCCCAGAGGATTAACGCTGAAGGCTACCGGACGTTCAACAGGGGCGCACGGTGGGGAACCTCGGCTGTCCTGACGGTCCTGACGAACCGGGCGGCTATAGGCGAACTGACGCCCAAGGATGGCGGTGAGCCGATCCCGAACTACTTCCCGCCTGTGATCGATGAAGACACGTTTAACGCTGCGCAGGCCAGCGTCAACGCCCGGAAGGTGGGTAAGGTGACGAAGCAGACCGCAGAAGTGAACGTGTGGTCTAAGCTGGTGTTCTGCGGCGTCTGCGGTAGCGCTATGCACATAATCCAGCGCTCGAAGTTCCGTTACCTGATGTGCGCCAACCGTCGTTACGGCGAGTGCAAAGGCTCCCGTAACGTGCGACTGGACGAGAGCGAAGACATTCTGATGGCCGCACTGTTGGAACTGGACGCAATGGGACTGGTCAAGCCTGACCCGGACAAGCTGGCGCGTGAACTGGCTGTGGCAGATGGACGCCTGATGGCAGAGAAGGGTAAGCTTGTTGTCTGGGCTGAGAAGCTAGGCCAGCACCCGGAATCCGACACGTTCCAGCGCTTTGTGCTTCAGAGTGAAGGCCGAATTAGGGAGTTGCAGCAGGAAGTCGGCCGTCTGACGGCTGAGTTAGCCGGTGGTGATCGGCTGGACTGGTCCCAGTTCAAAGCGAAGCTTGATCTCACCGACAAGGTGACGCGCAAGCGTACAAACGCCTACCTGCAACGACTAGGCGTCAAGGTTGACATCGCTGACGGCTACCTGTTGACCCAGCACGGCGAAGCCAAGGCCATGCTAGTGGTGGACAAGAACAAGATCGGCGCATTGAGACTGGGAGGGGACGAAGGGGAGGTAGGAGTCATTTCTGATGTCGAGACGGCGAACGCTTTAGCTGCGAACGTCAAGCACCTTCTACAGCGACCGGGTGGTGGCTTTGTCTACAGGGGATCGCTGACAGTACCGAACGGCAGAGGGACCAGACGCACCAAGTTCCAGTCTCCAGTCGAAGCACAGACAGCCTGA
- a CDS encoding cache domain-containing protein — MKPFISIVLAGLALSAQAAEPTEKDAIAMAEKGAAFIKANGQDAFLKKIAAKDPDYLQGSLYVDVRDIKTGIVLAHPVNPSIVGKDLTDIPDASGKKYRREIIDLAAKKGHGWVDYQYKNPTTGKIEPKTTYILRVGDVVLEAGIYKK; from the coding sequence ATGAAACCCTTCATCAGTATTGTGCTGGCGGGCCTGGCGCTGTCCGCGCAGGCCGCAGAGCCAACCGAAAAAGACGCCATCGCCATGGCGGAAAAAGGCGCGGCCTTCATCAAGGCCAACGGCCAGGACGCCTTCCTCAAAAAGATCGCCGCCAAGGACCCCGACTACCTGCAAGGCTCGCTGTATGTCGACGTGCGCGACATCAAGACCGGCATCGTGCTGGCGCACCCGGTCAACCCGTCCATTGTCGGCAAGGACCTGACCGACATCCCCGACGCCAGCGGCAAGAAGTACCGCCGCGAGATCATCGACCTGGCCGCCAAAAAAGGCCACGGCTGGGTGGACTACCAATACAAAAACCCCACCACCGGCAAGATCGAGCCCAAGACCACCTACATCCTGCGCGTCGGCGACGTCGTGCTGGAAGCGGGCATTTACAAGAAATAG
- a CDS encoding methyl-accepting chemotaxis protein, producing the protein MLNKLRIGPKLLLAPMLVLVLLITTAGAAYVGMVRQNASLENLVQVRAARLKTAADVSGEARYAHAHIYQLLAWVNGSFAQARLDALSRDIKARHTAIDALLRQLDADATGDAERKIAAQSLQALAAYRKAVLETMDMAQMDQSIATNSMAIAEKQFLLLNDQLAQLSALEKQLSEAAHTQAKADFRTLNATMAIMVLLSIALSIGVTMAVRGAMLRDIRAIADVVIALAAGRLAAGRSPQGRDEIADTARMLDQTMANLTQTLTTILGAVRSIDTAAREIATGNLDLSTRTEMQASSLEQTASAMNSLTQAVQANAANARQACQLAAGASDLAQHGGAAMEDAVHTMASIRASSRQIVDIIAVIDGISFQTNILALNAAVEAARAGEQGRGFAVVAAEVRTLAQRSAAAAKEIKTLIAASVATIDSGSASVQQAGERMGGIVAAVQQVNDIIARISAASAEQAQGIAEVNQAVGQMDDVTQQNAALVEQAAAAAASLQDQAGHLSQAVSVFKLENNSNAPQGLAQKPRIGFDEAPRQVHRFGNADARAG; encoded by the coding sequence ATGCTGAACAAACTGCGTATCGGACCCAAACTGCTGCTGGCACCGATGCTGGTGCTGGTACTGCTGATCACCACCGCCGGCGCGGCCTATGTCGGCATGGTGCGCCAGAACGCCTCGCTGGAAAACCTGGTGCAGGTGCGCGCCGCCCGCCTCAAGACCGCCGCCGACGTCTCCGGCGAAGCGCGCTACGCCCACGCCCATATCTACCAGTTGCTGGCGTGGGTCAACGGCAGCTTCGCCCAGGCGCGGCTGGACGCGCTGTCGCGCGATATCAAGGCGCGCCACACCGCCATCGACGCGCTGCTGCGCCAGCTCGACGCCGACGCCACCGGCGACGCCGAACGCAAGATCGCCGCCCAATCGCTGCAAGCGTTGGCGGCCTACCGCAAGGCCGTGCTGGAAACGATGGACATGGCGCAGATGGACCAGAGCATCGCCACCAACTCGATGGCCATCGCCGAAAAACAATTCCTGCTGCTGAACGATCAGCTGGCGCAGCTCTCGGCGCTGGAAAAACAGCTCAGCGAAGCCGCCCACACGCAGGCCAAGGCCGACTTCCGCACGCTCAACGCCACCATGGCCATCATGGTCCTGCTGTCGATTGCGCTATCGATCGGCGTGACGATGGCGGTGCGTGGCGCCATGCTGCGCGACATCCGCGCCATCGCCGACGTGGTGATCGCGCTGGCCGCCGGCCGCCTCGCCGCGGGCCGCAGCCCCCAGGGCCGCGACGAAATCGCCGACACCGCGCGCATGCTGGACCAGACCATGGCCAACCTGACGCAAACCCTCACCACCATTCTCGGCGCGGTGCGCTCGATCGACACCGCCGCGCGCGAAATCGCCACCGGCAACCTGGACCTGTCGACCCGCACCGAAATGCAAGCCAGCTCGCTGGAACAAACCGCCAGCGCCATGAACAGCCTGACACAAGCCGTGCAGGCCAACGCCGCCAATGCGCGCCAGGCCTGCCAGCTGGCGGCCGGCGCCAGCGACCTGGCGCAGCACGGCGGCGCCGCGATGGAAGACGCCGTACACACCATGGCCTCCATCCGCGCCAGCTCGCGCCAGATCGTCGACATCATCGCCGTCATCGACGGCATCTCGTTCCAGACCAATATCCTGGCGCTTAACGCCGCCGTCGAAGCGGCGCGCGCCGGCGAGCAGGGACGAGGCTTTGCCGTCGTCGCCGCCGAAGTGCGCACGCTGGCGCAGCGCTCGGCCGCCGCCGCCAAGGAAATCAAGACGCTGATCGCCGCCTCGGTGGCCACCATCGACAGCGGCAGCGCCTCGGTGCAGCAGGCCGGCGAACGGATGGGCGGCATCGTCGCCGCCGTGCAGCAGGTCAACGACATCATCGCCCGCATCAGCGCCGCCAGCGCCGAACAGGCGCAGGGCATCGCCGAAGTCAATCAGGCGGTCGGTCAGATGGATGATGTGACGCAGCAGAACGCCGCGCTGGTGGAACAAGCCGCCGCCGCTGCCGCCAGCCTGCAGGACCAGGCCGGCCATCTGTCGCAGGCGGTGTCGGTGTTCAAATTAGAGAACAACTCAAACGCGCCGCAGGGGCTTGCTCAAAAACCGCGAATCGGCTTCGACGAAGCGCCACGGCAAGTCCACCGCTTTGGAAATGCCGATGCGCGGGCCGGCTAG
- a CDS encoding HDOD domain-containing protein, whose amino-acid sequence MTTVAAPALPTENAVEDALMRSIRIPPRPSLLVDLQRELAAPDPSPRQIARIIANDVGMSGALLKLANSPFFGAARKAKSVEQAINFLGINQCAALLTGLLARQAIDGNDANLSEFWEISARRAQALVFTSRKLRVAPPDIAHTFGLFCDIGVPLLMNRFADYTDTYERACNDPHGVFTAIEDERYSTNHAAIGCLLARNWGLSPDVSWAILHHHDYRVLDDAATDDAIRSLVALSLLAEKGIQRLHNHSTSYEWEKGGDSACRHLGLTEDETEDLLDELNETFHTER is encoded by the coding sequence ATGACGACAGTTGCTGCCCCAGCCTTGCCAACAGAAAACGCGGTGGAAGACGCGCTGATGCGCTCCATCCGGATTCCGCCCCGGCCGAGCCTGCTCGTCGACCTGCAGCGTGAACTGGCCGCGCCCGATCCGTCGCCGCGCCAGATCGCCCGCATCATCGCCAACGACGTCGGCATGTCCGGCGCGCTGCTGAAACTGGCCAACTCGCCGTTCTTCGGCGCCGCGCGCAAGGCCAAGTCGGTCGAGCAGGCGATCAACTTCCTCGGCATTAACCAGTGCGCGGCGCTGCTGACCGGGCTGCTGGCGCGCCAGGCCATCGACGGCAACGACGCCAACCTCAGCGAATTCTGGGAAATCTCGGCGCGCCGCGCCCAGGCGCTGGTGTTCACTTCGCGCAAGCTGCGCGTGGCGCCGCCCGACATCGCCCACACCTTCGGCCTGTTCTGCGACATCGGCGTGCCGCTGCTGATGAACCGCTTCGCCGACTACACCGACACCTACGAGCGCGCCTGCAACGACCCGCACGGCGTGTTCACCGCCATCGAGGACGAGCGCTACAGCACCAACCATGCCGCCATCGGCTGCCTGCTGGCGCGCAACTGGGGCCTGTCGCCGGATGTCTCCTGGGCCATCCTGCACCACCACGATTACCGCGTGCTGGACGACGCCGCCACCGACGACGCCATCCGCTCGCTGGTGGCGCTGTCGCTGCTGGCCGAAAAAGGCATCCAGCGCCTGCATAACCACAGCACCTCGTACGAGTGGGAAAAGGGCGGCGACAGCGCCTGCCGCCACCTCGGCCTGACCGAGGATGAAACCGAAGATCTGCTCGATGAGCTGAACGAAACCTTCCACACCGAACGCTAA
- a CDS encoding DUF2863 family protein, protein MPKNKRPVPRKSANSPEVKDEQQTNELCALALDLADESAGADIVAAATRDELAQKHIEFQRLLRRLLAQGKNEVLYGAIELAREESTDAYRYLRNAVEEGAANLIVRREGAPELEIDAFAIPVFVHSQGGLDPAADFQDADAYEALLNSFTDAGLESPKAKVVLVSHAYDLDEIERINYGLLHAMVREAAQSLTDKKIAAAPALERSMAAGWSPTSFSSDDTAIELRFLLGFSLKRADDAFYKVPASEKASDAYFAKRAETYQKWTEQFAPLVARCLGRARGADPALTLNFLYQDLFFGARAQGQSEYDMLSLLSALNQALEGHDPATLQAIIAPTDDDDEPALRVQLSHGGSVLASADKPLDPAAELELALEDLGDALASLGITDISVSEDPLA, encoded by the coding sequence ATGCCTAAGAATAAGCGCCCCGTACCGCGCAAATCCGCCAACTCGCCGGAAGTCAAAGACGAACAGCAAACCAACGAACTGTGCGCGCTGGCGCTCGACCTGGCCGATGAATCGGCCGGCGCCGACATCGTCGCCGCCGCCACCCGCGACGAGCTGGCGCAGAAGCACATCGAATTCCAGCGCCTGCTGCGCCGCCTGCTGGCGCAAGGCAAGAACGAAGTGCTGTACGGCGCCATCGAACTGGCGCGCGAAGAATCCACCGACGCTTACCGCTACCTGCGCAACGCCGTCGAAGAAGGCGCCGCCAACCTGATCGTGCGGCGCGAAGGTGCGCCCGAACTGGAAATCGATGCCTTCGCCATTCCGGTGTTCGTGCACAGCCAGGGCGGCCTTGATCCGGCCGCCGACTTCCAGGACGCCGACGCTTACGAGGCGCTGCTCAACAGCTTCACCGACGCCGGCCTGGAAAGCCCGAAAGCCAAGGTGGTGCTGGTCAGCCATGCCTACGACCTGGACGAAATCGAACGCATCAACTATGGCCTGCTGCACGCCATGGTGCGCGAAGCAGCGCAGTCGCTGACCGACAAGAAAATCGCCGCCGCGCCGGCGCTGGAACGCAGCATGGCGGCCGGCTGGTCGCCGACCAGCTTCAGCAGCGACGACACGGCGATCGAACTGCGCTTCCTGCTGGGCTTCTCGCTCAAGCGCGCCGACGACGCCTTCTATAAAGTGCCGGCCAGCGAAAAAGCGTCCGACGCCTACTTCGCCAAGCGCGCCGAAACCTATCAGAAATGGACCGAGCAGTTTGCGCCGCTGGTGGCGCGCTGCCTGGGCCGCGCGCGCGGCGCCGATCCGGCGTTGACGCTGAACTTCCTGTACCAGGACCTGTTCTTCGGCGCCCGCGCCCAGGGCCAGTCGGAATACGACATGCTGAGCCTGCTGTCGGCCTTGAACCAGGCGCTGGAAGGCCACGATCCCGCAACGCTGCAAGCCATAATCGCCCCCACCGACGATGACGACGAGCCGGCGCTGCGGGTGCAGCTGTCGCACGGCGGCAGCGTACTGGCCAGCGCCGACAAGCCGCTCGACCCGGCCGCCGAACTGGAACTGGCGCTGGAAGACCTGGGCGACGCCCTGGCCAGCCTGGGCATTACCGATATTTCGGTCTCGGAAGATCCGCTGGCCTGA
- a CDS encoding tetratricopeptide repeat protein: MTPWARILILCSAAFLSGCASQTPRVAPAQQLFHDQLFQPPTAPIDTASVFALTPEMRDYVKHELGTPGPGRDVRRMLFDALYRRDKLQLEYDAALTRTASETFAARSGNCLSLAIMTAALARELKMPVIFQQVQIDEVWSRAGSLYFASNHVNLSLGRPLAGQNPYLLTAVDVANSLTVDFIPIPPQARENARPLTEKTVLAMYLNNRAAELLSAGQVDDAYWAARQAAEADPLFINAYNTLGVIYQHHGDQPQAEAALRYAQSQLPDNTIYLSNLAQTLESANKLDEAAVLRARLARLEPYPPFYFFVQGQEAMKLGDYARARTLFERELDRVPDYHELHFWLAVANYQLGNLRAADRHMALAMENSTTRGDHDVYSAKLDHLRAYAAQLRAK, translated from the coding sequence ATGACACCATGGGCCCGCATTCTGATCCTGTGCAGCGCCGCATTCCTCAGCGGCTGCGCCAGCCAAACACCGCGCGTGGCGCCGGCGCAGCAACTGTTCCACGACCAGCTGTTCCAGCCGCCCACCGCACCGATCGACACCGCCAGCGTGTTCGCCCTGACCCCGGAGATGCGCGACTACGTCAAACATGAGCTCGGCACGCCCGGCCCCGGCCGCGACGTCCGCCGCATGCTGTTCGACGCCCTGTACCGGCGCGACAAGCTGCAGCTGGAATACGACGCCGCCCTGACCCGCACCGCGTCCGAAACCTTTGCCGCCCGCTCCGGTAACTGCCTGTCGCTGGCCATCATGACCGCCGCGCTGGCGCGTGAGCTAAAGATGCCGGTGATTTTCCAGCAGGTGCAGATCGACGAAGTATGGAGCCGCGCTGGCAGCCTGTACTTCGCCAGCAACCACGTCAACCTGTCGCTGGGACGGCCGCTGGCCGGGCAGAATCCCTACCTGCTGACTGCCGTCGACGTCGCCAATTCGCTGACTGTCGACTTCATCCCGATCCCGCCGCAGGCGCGCGAGAACGCCAGGCCGCTGACCGAGAAAACCGTGCTGGCCATGTACCTCAACAACCGCGCCGCCGAACTGCTGTCGGCCGGCCAGGTCGACGACGCCTACTGGGCAGCGCGCCAGGCGGCCGAGGCCGATCCCTTGTTCATCAACGCCTACAACACGCTGGGCGTGATCTACCAGCACCACGGCGATCAGCCGCAGGCGGAAGCGGCGCTGCGCTACGCGCAAAGCCAGTTGCCGGACAACACCATCTACCTGTCCAACCTGGCGCAGACGCTGGAAAGCGCCAACAAGCTGGATGAGGCCGCCGTACTGCGCGCGCGGCTGGCGCGGCTCGAACCCTATCCGCCGTTCTACTTCTTCGTGCAGGGCCAGGAAGCCATGAAGCTGGGCGACTACGCCCGTGCCCGCACGCTGTTCGAGCGTGAGCTGGACCGGGTGCCGGATTACCACGAGCTGCACTTCTGGCTGGCGGTGGCCAACTACCAGCTGGGCAATCTGCGCGCGGCCGACCGCCACATGGCGCTGGCCATGGAAAACAGCACCACCCGCGGCGACCACGATGTCTATTCGGCCAAGCTCGACCATCTGCGCGCCTACGCCGCCCAATTGCGGGCCAAATAG
- a CDS encoding BACON domain-containing protein codes for MLRFRPSHAAPFLIAALLAGCGGGGGGSSGGNGGGTTAPAASPALTFTPATVTGNVPAGLTLTASVIASVTRPSDFSNATNVTALVVDSAGILLPNVQLVQDSSTQYHAVLQTAPTLAAGNYKGSFSVRLCRDSGCASQFPGSPVALPYDITVLPAGSANFSAVPAMPLTASVKSGDPAPAGTAVAITTSGNWSASSGAAWLKLSATSGAGNGSLSVSYDATGLAAGTYSANLSVTSGDNTITLPATLTVLPPGLVLGSNSVTFNAINGAPIPSQIVSLDTDNKITTTWSATSNSAWLNVSPTAGTTPATTILAVDATVGTLASGSYPGAITIKPTGLAERTLPVTLNLTPATLQASVSTMTLGGAYGRDFSTSQVAQPLKLTLNTSTNSWPWTFSNVPLWASATTTGGTVNAAGASTNFKGIAANAPIGANTGLVNAVAQVNGDTVKTSVLFVLNKDLHKLLPAETAVALVSTPTWSRMTRTITVNDNFNSFAGMSATSDQSWLVAGVSGNQLTLTADASQQLTDTVAAATITLTPSDPDVVAPEVIRVALWKGTAAPAAATSAALPYTTVATDPLRPYAYVHNGGAYIDVYNIYTGLKEASITGFSAHLGDMAVSPNGDALYVVDIDNSRITTVSLATRAISGQLPLAVAGSAATRLKLIRPNGVGMLVLSDGQLYLTASNTRLANLSLSSGTVEASADGKRVVQQTEGAATIQHTTTSVDYAALSGGTLFAAKLASASHSSPGTLGQDLWVSADGSRVIYAASTPKSCTIMDGANLGILGYMPIGDAVPNNVTVLLDGRIVCAGAARGNTNDVYLYDSTGARLIQQYKLNTAGKALLPRQLAASGDGWILVGITDDGVVTFLPVGP; via the coding sequence ATGCTGAGATTCAGGCCCAGCCACGCCGCCCCCTTTCTGATTGCCGCGCTGCTGGCCGGCTGCGGGGGCGGTGGCGGCGGCAGTAGCGGCGGTAACGGCGGCGGCACCACCGCGCCGGCCGCCAGTCCCGCCCTCACCTTCACCCCGGCCACCGTCACCGGCAACGTCCCGGCCGGCCTGACGCTGACTGCCAGCGTCATCGCCAGCGTCACCCGCCCGAGCGACTTCAGCAACGCCACCAATGTCACCGCGCTGGTGGTCGACAGCGCCGGCATTCTGCTGCCGAATGTCCAGCTGGTGCAGGACAGCAGCACCCAATACCACGCCGTGCTGCAAACCGCGCCGACGCTGGCCGCCGGCAACTACAAGGGCAGCTTCAGCGTGCGCCTTTGCCGCGACAGCGGCTGCGCCAGCCAGTTCCCCGGTTCGCCGGTCGCGCTGCCGTATGACATCACCGTGCTGCCGGCCGGCAGCGCCAACTTCAGCGCCGTGCCGGCCATGCCGCTGACCGCCAGCGTCAAGAGCGGCGACCCGGCGCCGGCCGGCACGGCGGTCGCCATCACCACCAGCGGTAACTGGAGCGCCAGCAGCGGCGCCGCCTGGCTCAAGCTGAGCGCCACCAGCGGCGCCGGCAACGGCAGCCTGAGCGTCAGCTACGACGCCACCGGGCTGGCGGCTGGCACCTATAGCGCCAACCTCAGCGTCACCAGCGGCGACAACACCATCACGCTGCCGGCGACGCTGACCGTGCTGCCGCCCGGCCTGGTCCTGGGCAGCAACAGCGTGACCTTCAACGCCATCAACGGCGCGCCGATCCCAAGCCAGATCGTCAGCCTGGACACCGACAACAAGATCACCACCACCTGGAGCGCCACCAGCAACAGCGCGTGGCTGAACGTGTCGCCGACCGCCGGCACCACGCCAGCCACCACCATTCTGGCGGTCGACGCCACCGTTGGCACGCTGGCCAGCGGCAGCTACCCCGGCGCCATCACCATCAAGCCGACCGGCCTGGCCGAGCGCACGCTGCCGGTCACGCTCAACCTGACCCCGGCCACGCTGCAGGCCTCGGTCAGCACCATGACGCTGGGCGGCGCCTACGGCCGCGACTTCAGCACCAGCCAGGTGGCGCAGCCGCTCAAGCTGACGCTCAACACCAGCACCAACAGCTGGCCGTGGACATTCAGCAACGTGCCGCTGTGGGCCAGCGCCACCACCACCGGCGGCACCGTCAACGCCGCCGGCGCTAGCACCAACTTCAAGGGCATCGCCGCTAACGCGCCGATCGGCGCCAACACTGGCCTCGTCAACGCCGTCGCCCAGGTCAACGGCGACACCGTCAAGACCTCGGTACTGTTCGTCCTCAACAAGGACCTGCACAAGCTGCTGCCGGCGGAAACCGCCGTGGCGCTGGTCAGCACCCCGACCTGGAGCCGCATGACCCGCACCATCACGGTCAACGACAACTTCAACAGCTTTGCCGGCATGAGCGCCACCAGCGACCAGTCGTGGCTGGTGGCCGGCGTCAGCGGCAACCAGTTGACGCTGACCGCCGACGCCAGTCAGCAGCTGACCGACACCGTCGCCGCCGCCACCATCACGCTGACGCCGTCCGATCCGGACGTGGTGGCGCCGGAGGTGATCCGCGTGGCGCTGTGGAAGGGCACGGCCGCCCCGGCTGCAGCCACCAGCGCCGCGCTGCCCTACACCACCGTCGCCACCGACCCGCTGCGGCCGTACGCTTACGTGCACAACGGCGGCGCCTACATCGACGTCTACAACATCTATACCGGCCTCAAGGAAGCCAGCATCACCGGCTTCTCGGCCCACCTGGGCGACATGGCGGTCAGCCCCAACGGTGACGCGCTGTACGTGGTCGACATCGACAACAGCCGCATCACGACCGTCAGCCTGGCCACGCGCGCCATCAGCGGCCAGCTGCCGCTGGCGGTGGCCGGCAGCGCCGCCACCCGCCTCAAGCTGATCCGCCCGAACGGCGTCGGCATGCTGGTACTCAGCGACGGACAACTGTACCTGACCGCCAGCAATACCCGCCTGGCCAACCTGTCGCTGAGCAGCGGCACCGTCGAAGCCAGCGCCGACGGCAAGCGCGTGGTGCAGCAAACCGAAGGCGCCGCCACGATCCAGCACACCACCACCAGCGTCGACTACGCCGCGCTGTCCGGCGGCACGCTGTTTGCCGCCAAGCTGGCCAGCGCCAGCCACAGCAGCCCGGGCACGCTGGGCCAGGACCTGTGGGTCAGCGCCGACGGCTCGCGCGTGATTTACGCCGCCAGCACGCCAAAATCGTGCACCATCATGGATGGCGCCAATCTCGGCATCCTCGGCTATATGCCGATCGGCGACGCCGTCCCCAACAACGTCACCGTGTTGCTGGACGGCCGTATCGTCTGCGCCGGCGCCGCGCGCGGCAACACCAACGACGTCTACCTGTACGACAGCACCGGCGCCCGCCTGATCCAGCAATACAAGCTCAATACCGCCGGCAAAGCCCTGCTGCCGCGCCAATTGGCGGCCTCGGGCGACGGCTGGATTCTGGTCGGCATCACCGACGACGGCGTCGTCACCTTCCTGCCGGTCGGCCCATAA
- a CDS encoding DNA-deoxyinosine glycosylase — translation MTVAASPSSSALTGLAPVIDAQTRILILGSFPGAASLAVQQYYAHPRNLLWPILSALTGELLADLPYAERLPRLLAHGFGLWDVLGACEREGSLDSAIRKPAANDFARLRELCPLLHTVGFNGQTSGKFAPQFAAEGYRTLVLPSTSPAHASLTLAQKLERWKLLLE, via the coding sequence ATGACTGTGGCTGCTTCCCCTTCTTCCTCCGCTCTGACCGGCCTGGCGCCGGTGATCGATGCGCAGACTCGCATCTTGATACTCGGTAGTTTTCCCGGCGCGGCGTCGCTGGCGGTGCAGCAATACTATGCCCATCCGCGCAACTTGCTGTGGCCGATACTGTCGGCGCTGACCGGTGAGCTGCTGGCTGATTTACCGTATGCAGAGCGCTTGCCGCGCCTGCTGGCGCACGGCTTCGGCCTGTGGGATGTGCTGGGTGCGTGCGAGCGCGAGGGGAGTCTGGACTCCGCCATCCGCAAACCCGCCGCCAACGACTTCGCCCGCCTGCGCGAATTGTGCCCGCTGCTGCACACGGTCGGCTTCAACGGTCAGACCTCCGGCAAGTTTGCACCCCAGTTCGCCGCTGAAGGCTACCGCACGCTGGTGCTGCCTTCCACCTCGCCCGCTCACGCCTCGCTCACATTGGCACAAAAGCTGGAGCGCTGGAAACTGCTGCTTGAATAA
- a CDS encoding Mpo1 family 2-hydroxy fatty acid dioxygenase, with the protein MPQHRTIDTLLAKYSESHLNHTNELIHFVCVPVIVFTLLGLLWSLHPLVALAVAVASMGYYFRLSKPFAVGMLLMAALMLAVLAALPQQTILPLSIAIFVLAWIGQFIGHKIEGKKPSFFDDLRFLLIGPLFVLSFLYRRLHLAY; encoded by the coding sequence ATGCCGCAACACCGCACCATCGATACGCTGCTGGCCAAGTACAGCGAAAGCCACCTCAACCACACCAACGAGCTGATCCACTTCGTCTGCGTGCCCGTGATTGTGTTCACGCTGCTGGGATTGCTATGGTCGCTGCATCCGCTGGTGGCGCTAGCGGTGGCGGTGGCGTCGATGGGCTATTACTTCCGGCTGTCGAAGCCGTTCGCGGTGGGTATGCTGCTGATGGCGGCGCTGATGCTGGCCGTCCTGGCGGCGCTGCCGCAGCAAACCATCCTGCCGCTGTCGATTGCGATTTTCGTGCTGGCGTGGATCGGCCAGTTCATCGGCCACAAGATCGAGGGCAAGAAGCCCTCCTTCTTCGACGATCTGCGCTTCCTGTTGATCGGCCCACTGTTCGTGCTGAGCTTCCTGTACCGCCGTCTGCACCTCGCCTATTAA